A single genomic interval of Candidatus Nitrosocosmicus arcticus harbors:
- a CDS encoding winged helix-turn-helix domain-containing protein: MKYRNRTEIISNILNAANGGISKTKIMYKAFLSYAQIKEYLPILLENNLLALGTDGKYRTTEKGIRFLKMNEEIQELIESKSLQDDFT; encoded by the coding sequence GTGAAATATCGGAACAGGACCGAAATAATTTCTAATATCCTAAATGCCGCTAATGGAGGCATTTCAAAAACTAAAATAATGTACAAGGCCTTTCTATCATATGCTCAAATAAAGGAATATTTGCCTATACTATTAGAAAATAACTTGTTGGCTCTTGGTACCGATGGCAAATACAGGACTACTGAAAAGGGTATTAGATTCTTAAAGATGAATGAGGAGATTCAAGAATTAATCGAATCAAAATCACTTCAGGATGATTTTACCTAA
- a CDS encoding cupredoxin domain-containing protein, translated as MLVVKILHLGILFAVFIFTIHINAVYATVDAKNNNSSSTSNNTSSIKPDNYAIKVGEGNNTSSITKYFPDYVEITAGDSITWYNGVDVPNPHTVTFIRDLDNIEKIGVPFSVPNNTKFIPVLNNLGEPLEEKTSNGTKVVMMLNARALTPTVITSGDKVMKLKKDSVYAYNGSEKFVNSGPLLSLDKEQNFDYSFSSSFTVVFNKPGFFEYTCLFHPWMIGKLLVKP; from the coding sequence ATGCTAGTTGTTAAAATTCTTCATCTAGGAATCTTGTTTGCTGTTTTTATCTTTACTATTCATATTAATGCTGTTTATGCTACAGTTGATGCCAAAAATAACAATAGTTCTTCAACCAGTAATAACACCTCCTCAATAAAGCCTGACAATTATGCTATTAAAGTGGGAGAAGGAAATAATACCTCATCCATTACAAAGTATTTTCCTGATTATGTAGAAATAACTGCCGGGGATAGTATAACGTGGTATAACGGAGTCGATGTTCCAAATCCTCATACTGTTACCTTTATAAGGGATTTGGATAATATCGAAAAGATCGGAGTTCCATTCTCCGTTCCTAATAACACAAAATTTATCCCTGTACTAAATAATCTGGGCGAGCCATTAGAAGAAAAGACTAGTAATGGAACGAAGGTTGTTATGATGTTAAATGCACGAGCATTAACTCCTACGGTGATTACATCAGGTGATAAAGTAATGAAACTAAAAAAAGATTCCGTATATGCTTATAACGGAAGTGAAAAATTTGTTAACTCTGGACCGTTGCTATCTTTAGATAAAGAACAGAACTTTGATTACTCTTTTAGCAGCTCCTTCACTGTTGTTTTTAATAAACCCGGATTTTTTGAATATACCTGTCTATTTCATCCATGGATGATCGGAAAGTTATTAGTGAAACCCTAA
- the gatD gene encoding Glu-tRNA(Gln) amidotransferase subunit GatD produces MTRNIDLDSHDSSDKSYSRNSQQFLNKFKVSVGDEVKIVTKKTEFFGIILPRYETFSDKYIVLKLKSGYNIGIEIEHILEIINKNVDQLSKKTIAKSDPGDNTHTKDDKYSHNLFDKMNSSKLLPKILLISTGGTIASKIDYRTGGVTSLLTASELYSAFPELSDYGYIYPEFLFNEYSENMNPHHWSALANRISYAINNEQYDGIIISHGTDTMHYTSSALSFALQNIPIPVVLVGSQRSSDRPSSDAFSNLVGAIRFIKDAKYSGIFVCMHHNISDEVIACHLGTRVRKNHTSKRDAFKSLDGIPFALIENSDIKYDKLLHNGIERANISNNFTSRTAFNDRVFLLKFYPGFSSSFLENFLQLDYKVIILEGTGLGHVSKGCFPILKKLINSGIFVFMTSQCIFGTVQMTVYDTGRDLLGLGVIPLSNMSSETAVVKAMWALGNNADAEDFVRIMKTDYSNEISNMLSLV; encoded by the coding sequence TTGACACGAAATATTGATCTCGATTCCCATGATAGCTCTGATAAAAGCTATAGTAGAAATTCTCAACAATTTTTAAACAAATTTAAAGTTAGTGTAGGTGATGAAGTGAAAATAGTTACTAAAAAAACAGAATTTTTTGGCATTATTCTACCTCGATATGAAACCTTTAGTGACAAATATATCGTTTTAAAATTGAAAAGCGGTTACAATATTGGAATTGAAATAGAACATATTTTAGAAATTATTAATAAAAATGTTGATCAATTATCAAAAAAAACTATAGCAAAATCAGATCCCGGTGATAATACCCATACTAAAGATGATAAATATAGCCACAATTTATTCGATAAAATGAATAGTTCTAAATTATTGCCAAAAATATTGCTAATTAGTACAGGTGGCACTATTGCAAGTAAAATTGATTATAGAACCGGTGGGGTAACTTCACTTTTGACTGCATCCGAATTATATTCTGCTTTTCCAGAACTTTCTGACTACGGATACATTTATCCTGAATTCTTATTCAATGAATATAGTGAAAACATGAATCCTCACCATTGGTCTGCTTTAGCGAATAGGATCTCATATGCCATTAATAACGAACAATATGATGGAATTATTATATCTCACGGTACAGATACAATGCATTATACTTCGTCTGCATTAAGTTTCGCTCTACAAAATATCCCCATTCCTGTAGTTTTGGTTGGTTCTCAGCGATCATCCGATAGACCTTCTTCCGATGCATTCAGCAATCTAGTTGGTGCAATAAGATTTATCAAGGATGCAAAATATTCGGGCATTTTTGTTTGTATGCACCATAATATTTCAGATGAAGTAATTGCATGTCATCTTGGTACACGAGTAAGAAAAAATCATACCAGCAAACGTGATGCATTTAAATCACTTGATGGTATACCTTTTGCCTTAATTGAGAATTCGGACATAAAATACGATAAGTTATTACACAATGGAATAGAACGTGCGAATATATCAAACAATTTTACTTCAAGGACAGCTTTTAACGATAGAGTGTTTCTATTGAAATTCTATCCTGGGTTTAGTTCTTCATTTCTTGAGAACTTTTTACAGTTGGATTATAAAGTCATTATATTGGAGGGCACTGGGCTTGGGCATGTGAGTAAAGGCTGCTTTCCTATTTTAAAAAAACTAATAAATTCCGGCATTTTTGTTTTTATGACTTCACAATGTATATTTGGTACGGTACAGATGACCGTTTATGACACGGGCAGAGACCTTTTGGGTTTGGGTGTTATCCCACTTTCAAATATGAGTTCGGAGACCGCTGTTGTTAAAGCAATGTGGGCATTAGGCAATAATGCAGATGCCGAGGATT